A genomic stretch from uncultured Cohaesibacter sp. includes:
- the hslU gene encoding ATP-dependent protease ATPase subunit HslU, with translation MTNFSPREIVSELDRFIVGQKDAKRAVAIALRNRWRRQQLDDDLREEVLPKNILMIGPTGVGKTEISRRLAKLANAPFIKIEATKFTEVGYVGRDVDQIVRDLIESGIALTREKRRQDVKAKAHAAAEERVLDALVGPGAGPSTRDSFRKKLRDGLLDEKEIEVEVKDTSSPMSSFEIPGMPGGSMGVMNLSDMFGKAFGGRTKQRKINVKDSYELLITEESDKLLDEDKIISEAVSLVENSGIVFLDEIDKICAREGKGGADVSREGVQRDLLPLIEGTTVTTKYGPVKTDHILFIASGAFHVSKPSDLLPELQGRLPIRVELRALTREDFKAILVDTEANLPKQYSALMATEEVTLSFSDDAIDTIADIAVELNSTVENIGARRLQTVMEKILEDISFEAPDRGGDTIEITGSFVRDNVGELAKNTDLSRYIL, from the coding sequence ATGACCAATTTTTCCCCTCGCGAAATTGTTTCCGAGCTGGATCGCTTCATCGTAGGGCAGAAAGACGCCAAGCGTGCCGTGGCGATTGCGCTTCGAAACCGCTGGCGGCGGCAACAATTGGATGACGACCTCAGAGAAGAGGTCTTGCCAAAAAATATCCTCATGATCGGGCCGACGGGTGTCGGCAAGACCGAGATTTCCCGTCGTCTGGCCAAGCTGGCCAATGCGCCTTTCATCAAGATCGAAGCCACCAAATTCACTGAGGTCGGCTATGTCGGCCGCGACGTGGACCAGATCGTGCGCGACCTTATTGAAAGCGGCATTGCGCTCACACGTGAAAAGAGGCGCCAGGATGTGAAGGCGAAGGCCCACGCCGCCGCTGAAGAGCGCGTGCTGGATGCTCTGGTTGGTCCAGGAGCCGGTCCTTCCACTCGCGACAGTTTCCGCAAGAAGCTGCGTGATGGGTTGCTCGATGAGAAAGAAATCGAGGTTGAGGTGAAGGACACCAGTTCACCTATGTCTTCATTCGAAATTCCCGGCATGCCGGGCGGGTCCATGGGTGTGATGAATCTGTCTGACATGTTTGGCAAGGCTTTTGGCGGCCGCACAAAGCAGCGCAAGATCAATGTGAAAGACTCCTACGAGCTGTTGATCACCGAAGAATCCGATAAGCTTCTTGATGAGGATAAAATTATTTCGGAAGCGGTTTCATTGGTAGAAAATAGCGGAATCGTGTTCCTTGACGAGATTGACAAGATCTGTGCACGGGAAGGCAAGGGCGGAGCCGATGTTTCCCGTGAAGGCGTTCAGCGGGACTTGCTTCCTCTGATCGAAGGTACGACCGTGACGACCAAATATGGCCCGGTGAAAACCGACCATATCCTCTTCATTGCATCGGGTGCTTTCCATGTCTCCAAGCCGTCGGATTTGTTGCCTGAGCTTCAGGGCCGCTTGCCAATCCGGGTGGAGCTGAGAGCGCTAACAAGAGAAGACTTCAAAGCGATCCTCGTTGACACAGAAGCCAATTTGCCCAAGCAATATTCTGCTTTGATGGCCACCGAAGAGGTAACTCTCAGCTTTAGCGACGATGCGATCGACACCATCGCTGATATTGCCGTGGAGCTGAACAGCACCGTGGAAAATATCGGCGCTCGTCGTCTGCAGACTGTCATGGAAAAGATTCTGGAAGATATCTCATTCGAGGCACCCGATCGGGGCGGCGATACGATTGAGATCACTGGCAGCTTTGTGCGCGACAATGTTGGCGAATTGGCCAAGAACACGGATCTCAGCCGCTATATCCTGTAG
- a CDS encoding helix-turn-helix transcriptional regulator has product MTPFGAKLRRMRKERKLTLKQMADRLDVSSAYLSALEHGKRGKPTWFLIQRIIAYFNVIWDEAEELQRLAEISDPNPTIRTAGLDPRATELANLLADRIDQISKESLEALILQVRSASSRGRGMGTPDFRDQT; this is encoded by the coding sequence ATGACTCCTTTCGGTGCAAAATTGCGGCGCATGCGCAAAGAGCGCAAACTTACGCTCAAGCAAATGGCGGATCGGTTGGATGTTTCGAGCGCCTATCTATCGGCCCTTGAGCATGGCAAGAGGGGCAAGCCTACCTGGTTTCTCATCCAACGCATCATTGCCTATTTCAATGTAATTTGGGATGAAGCAGAAGAATTGCAGCGTCTGGCTGAAATTTCGGATCCGAATCCAACTATCCGCACCGCCGGTCTTGATCCGCGCGCTACCGAGCTTGCCAATCTTCTGGCGGATCGCATTGATCAGATTTCAAAGGAAAGCCTTGAAGCCCTGATCCTGCAAGTCCGCTCGGCATCTTCACGCGGGCGTGGCATGGGTACCCCTGATTTCAGGGACCAAACCTGA
- a CDS encoding Smr/MutS family protein has protein sequence MARKPPLSRKDIKLWQKVAKTVEPLEGRSAELKALIETIDTQTQMDTGDQPDATHPVQRRASDAELNAFKDAGMRGKATPQSKTIMPLAGIDRKEKKRIIRGHLAIDARLDLHGMTQREAHTALFGFLRSAHQQNQKHVLVITGKGSRGERETYAIGPEKGVLRRVVPKWLSEPDIRSIIVGFEEAHPSLGGAGALHIRLRRRNKIR, from the coding sequence TTGGCTCGTAAACCTCCTCTCAGCCGCAAAGACATCAAACTCTGGCAGAAGGTGGCCAAAACGGTAGAACCGCTTGAAGGCCGATCCGCAGAGTTGAAGGCGCTTATCGAAACAATCGATACACAAACCCAGATGGACACTGGTGATCAGCCCGATGCCACCCATCCGGTGCAGCGCCGGGCGAGCGATGCTGAACTGAATGCGTTCAAAGATGCCGGTATGCGCGGTAAGGCTACTCCCCAATCCAAGACTATTATGCCCTTGGCCGGCATTGACCGGAAAGAAAAGAAACGCATCATACGCGGCCATCTCGCTATCGATGCAAGGCTTGACCTGCATGGCATGACTCAGCGCGAAGCCCATACTGCCCTGTTCGGCTTTTTGCGGAGCGCCCACCAGCAAAATCAAAAGCATGTGCTTGTCATCACCGGCAAGGGCAGCCGGGGCGAGAGAGAAACCTATGCCATTGGTCCGGAAAAAGGCGTGTTGCGGCGCGTCGTGCCCAAATGGTTGTCCGAGCCGGATATTCGCAGCATCATTGTTGGCTTTGAAGAGGCCCATCCCTCTCTTGGCGGGGCGGGTGCTTTGCATATAAGATTGAGACGGCGCAACAAAATTCGCTAG
- a CDS encoding MltA domain-containing protein, producing MARSKEKREMAGPENMSFSDLAGWRDHDHKAAFAAFCHAARYLLKNPPTTRPGSARAEDLLAIGKQALLLGEALDQTQARCFFETYFHPEAVADEGLLTGYFEPIFEGRLERDSCFRFPLHKRPDDLVPLSEAEALKAGFTAETSFARKSAHSYQFHYSRAEVMAGALDDQHLELVWLKDPFEAYIIHIQGSATIDLGQGRRLPIVFDGKSGHPYRSLGKLLIEQGVLSAETITMDGLIAHLKSLGADGCRFLGENPSYIYFKAVEDEAPEAGDFGPRAAARVPLIPMRSIAVDRHLHTFGLPFWLETTLPDASGEDKPFKQMVFAHDTGSAIKGAARGDLFVGTGTEAGATAGKLQQVTTFICLMPNRLQLAVDE from the coding sequence ATGGCAAGATCAAAGGAGAAACGCGAAATGGCAGGGCCCGAAAATATGTCCTTTTCAGACCTTGCCGGATGGCGAGACCATGATCACAAGGCGGCTTTTGCCGCCTTTTGTCATGCTGCCCGCTATTTGTTGAAAAACCCGCCAACCACAAGGCCCGGCAGCGCACGGGCCGAAGATCTTCTGGCTATCGGCAAACAGGCGCTCTTGCTTGGTGAAGCACTTGACCAGACACAAGCCCGCTGCTTCTTTGAAACATATTTTCATCCAGAAGCCGTCGCTGATGAGGGGCTGTTGACTGGCTATTTCGAACCGATATTCGAAGGACGGCTTGAGCGGGATAGTTGCTTCCGCTTTCCCCTGCATAAGAGACCTGATGATCTGGTGCCCCTCTCTGAGGCCGAGGCTCTCAAAGCCGGTTTCACTGCTGAGACAAGCTTTGCACGCAAAAGCGCCCATAGCTATCAATTCCACTATAGCCGGGCTGAGGTGATGGCTGGAGCGCTGGATGACCAGCATCTGGAGCTGGTATGGCTGAAAGATCCTTTTGAAGCCTATATCATCCATATTCAAGGCTCTGCGACCATCGATCTTGGGCAAGGGCGCCGCTTGCCTATTGTCTTTGATGGCAAATCCGGCCATCCCTATCGATCTCTGGGCAAGCTATTGATCGAACAAGGCGTCTTAAGCGCTGAAACCATCACGATGGATGGATTGATCGCTCATCTCAAATCGCTCGGGGCGGATGGCTGTCGCTTTCTTGGAGAAAATCCTTCCTATATCTATTTCAAAGCTGTCGAAGATGAAGCCCCTGAAGCAGGTGATTTCGGCCCTCGTGCCGCAGCCAGAGTGCCCCTTATACCCATGCGCAGCATTGCGGTTGATCGACATTTGCACACATTCGGTTTGCCATTTTGGCTGGAAACCACCTTGCCTGATGCGAGCGGAGAGGATAAACCCTTCAAGCAAATGGTATTTGCCCATGATACAGGGTCTGCGATCAAGGGTGCTGCCCGCGGTGATCTGTTTGTGGGAACCGGGACTGAAGCGGGCGCCACCGCTGGAAAGCTTCAACAAGTAACAACCTTTATCTGCCTGATGCCAAACCGGCTACAGTTGGCAGTTGATGAATGA
- a CDS encoding Tim44/TimA family putative adaptor protein: MSQFLGFDLTSVVFLIIAVVLFWRLKDVLGTRTGNEADPFDPFSDHESGEEKKAPQADDVGDNVITLPERMDNEQESSEEKSKRIEKIAPEGSSLNAALSQLIAMDHNFDPDSFLAGARAAYEMIVTAYAQGDRKTLKQLLAADVFSGFSEALDEREANKLRVDFTFIGINKSSIVEAEVAGSEAQITVRFVSSITSCTKDEIGHVIEGDPNAVEDVTDIWTFSRDVTSRNPNWKLIGTESAQ, from the coding sequence ATGTCCCAATTCCTCGGTTTCGATTTAACATCAGTCGTTTTCCTCATTATCGCTGTCGTCTTGTTTTGGCGATTAAAGGATGTTTTAGGCACGAGAACAGGCAACGAAGCCGATCCTTTTGATCCATTTTCAGATCATGAAAGTGGCGAAGAAAAGAAGGCACCGCAGGCTGATGATGTCGGCGACAATGTCATAACCTTGCCAGAGCGCATGGATAATGAGCAGGAGTCGTCTGAAGAGAAGAGCAAACGAATCGAGAAGATTGCGCCCGAAGGGTCTTCTCTTAATGCGGCACTTTCCCAGCTGATAGCTATGGATCACAATTTTGATCCGGATTCCTTCCTTGCAGGGGCCCGCGCTGCCTATGAGATGATTGTCACCGCTTATGCACAGGGCGATCGCAAGACCCTCAAGCAGCTTTTGGCAGCCGATGTGTTTTCCGGTTTCTCTGAAGCATTGGATGAACGCGAAGCCAACAAGCTGCGTGTAGATTTCACCTTTATCGGGATCAACAAGTCTTCCATTGTGGAAGCCGAAGTGGCTGGCAGCGAAGCCCAGATCACTGTGCGGTTTGTTTCTTCCATCACTTCCTGCACCAAGGATGAGATCGGCCATGTGATTGAAGGGGATCCCAACGCAGTGGAAGATGTCACGGATATCTGGACGTTCAGCCGCGATGTCACCAGCCGCAACCCGAACTGGAAACTGATCGGTACCGAATCGGCCCAGTAA
- a CDS encoding FxsA family protein produces the protein MKHKSLFPFIPFLLLAVPILEIGVFIIVGGQIGVLNTLLGVLLTAVIGTILLRHQGFALVGQAQQQMNQGKIPGKEMAHGVMLLAAGLLLLTPGFVTDTVGFLLLVPGIRDSIFHFFKSRITVAGMQGQSFGGDSTYYQSYSYQSYEAPNRENSTHPENDDIIDLDEDEFGEVKDRDAIENQRDDNSPWNKNQ, from the coding sequence GTGAAGCACAAATCGCTCTTTCCATTCATTCCCTTTCTGCTGCTGGCAGTGCCGATCTTGGAAATTGGCGTGTTCATCATTGTTGGTGGACAAATTGGCGTTCTCAACACTCTGCTTGGCGTTTTGCTGACTGCGGTGATTGGCACCATTCTATTGCGGCATCAGGGCTTTGCTCTGGTCGGACAGGCCCAGCAACAGATGAATCAGGGCAAAATTCCCGGCAAGGAAATGGCCCACGGCGTCATGTTGCTGGCAGCTGGCCTGTTGTTGCTCACACCGGGCTTTGTAACTGACACTGTCGGTTTTCTGCTTCTGGTTCCCGGCATCCGTGACAGCATATTCCACTTTTTCAAATCACGCATCACAGTCGCTGGCATGCAGGGGCAATCATTCGGTGGCGACTCCACTTATTATCAGAGCTACAGCTACCAGAGTTATGAAGCGCCGAACAGGGAAAACAGCACGCACCCGGAAAATGACGACATCATTGATCTGGATGAAGACGAATTCGGGGAAGTAAAAGACCGCGACGCAATTGAAAATCAAAGGGACGACAATTCTCCCTGGAATAAAAACCAGTGA
- the secB gene encoding protein-export chaperone SecB, with the protein MSDAQENGAAEGGELKLPGLRILAQYIKDLSFENPNAPDSLRPREKAPEINVQINVNATPLSETEFEAELTLNATATSDETTMFNVELLYAGIFSISNVPQDQLHPFVMIECPRMLFPFARQIISDATMRGGFPPLNVDPIDFAQLYRQRMMEMAAQQQQDQPTQ; encoded by the coding sequence ATGAGCGACGCACAAGAAAATGGCGCAGCTGAAGGCGGTGAACTCAAACTGCCAGGCCTGAGAATTCTAGCCCAATATATCAAGGATCTGTCCTTCGAAAATCCAAACGCTCCAGATTCTCTGCGTCCTCGCGAGAAAGCTCCGGAGATCAACGTACAGATCAACGTCAATGCAACGCCACTGTCGGAAACTGAATTCGAAGCCGAGCTGACATTGAACGCGACCGCTACCAGCGACGAAACGACCATGTTCAACGTCGAGCTGCTTTATGCCGGTATCTTCTCCATTTCCAACGTTCCGCAGGATCAGCTGCATCCGTTCGTCATGATCGAATGCCCACGCATGCTGTTCCCGTTTGCGCGTCAAATCATCTCCGATGCGACCATGCGCGGCGGTTTCCCTCCTCTGAACGTGGATCCGATCGATTTTGCTCAGCTTTACCGTCAGCGTATGATGGAAATGGCTGCCCAGCAGCAGCAGGATCAGCCTACCCAGTAA
- the dnaQ gene encoding DNA polymerase III subunit epsilon — MALREIVFDTETTGLDVMTGDRIVEIGCVELINHLTTENNFHVYINPERDMPEEAFRVHGLSEEFLSDKPKFAEIAKDFHDFIKDSVLIAHNASFDVKFLNWELDKAGFPKIKDDLVIDTLAMARQKFPAGPNNLDVLCSRFGIDNSKRTLHGALLDSEILADVYLELIGGRQTSFMLSNDQQNESDGEDWEATRVRKPAKARPSALPLRLSEAEIEAHRAFLGEIKGESIWSHYLPPEPAQEPDQDQTEA, encoded by the coding sequence ATGGCGCTAAGGGAAATAGTATTCGATACGGAAACGACTGGCCTCGACGTCATGACTGGCGACAGGATCGTGGAAATCGGCTGCGTTGAACTTATCAACCATTTGACGACCGAAAATAACTTTCACGTCTATATCAATCCAGAGCGCGATATGCCCGAAGAGGCCTTCCGTGTGCATGGCCTGTCAGAAGAGTTCCTCTCGGATAAACCAAAATTTGCGGAAATCGCCAAGGATTTTCATGACTTTATCAAAGACAGCGTGCTGATCGCCCATAACGCAAGCTTCGACGTGAAGTTTCTCAATTGGGAACTGGACAAGGCGGGTTTCCCCAAGATCAAGGATGACCTCGTCATCGATACCTTGGCCATGGCGCGTCAGAAATTCCCTGCAGGTCCTAATAATCTTGATGTGCTGTGCAGCCGTTTCGGAATTGATAATTCCAAACGAACCCTGCATGGAGCCTTGCTCGATAGTGAGATTCTGGCAGACGTCTATTTGGAACTGATCGGCGGCCGCCAAACCAGCTTCATGCTGTCCAATGATCAACAGAATGAATCCGATGGCGAGGATTGGGAGGCCACACGCGTGCGCAAGCCCGCCAAGGCCCGCCCTTCTGCGCTTCCTTTACGCCTTAGTGAAGCCGAAATCGAGGCACATCGAGCTTTTCTTGGTGAAATCAAGGGTGAAAGCATCTGGTCGCACTATCTGCCGCCAGAACCCGCTCAGGAACCGGATCAGGATCAAACAGAGGCATAA
- the coaE gene encoding dephospho-CoA kinase (Dephospho-CoA kinase (CoaE) performs the final step in coenzyme A biosynthesis.), producing the protein MIKIGLTGSIGMGKSTTGQMFVERGCPLHDADAIVHKLYHGEAVPLIEAEFPGTTGPFGVDRAALSQKVIGKPQAMRRLEEIIHPLVRAEERKFFQKAQSEEADIVVLDIPLLYETNAQNRVDVVVVVSADERIQRARVLERPGMTEEKFEAIKAKQMPDAEKRNRADYVVDTGKGLEAAARQVDAILDDVRSRFAQSGE; encoded by the coding sequence ATGATCAAGATTGGCCTCACTGGCTCCATTGGCATGGGCAAGAGCACAACGGGACAGATGTTTGTGGAGCGTGGTTGCCCGCTGCATGATGCCGATGCCATTGTGCACAAGCTTTATCATGGTGAGGCCGTGCCACTGATTGAAGCCGAATTTCCCGGAACCACAGGCCCTTTCGGGGTTGATCGCGCTGCGCTTTCCCAAAAGGTGATTGGCAAACCACAAGCTATGCGTCGCCTGGAAGAAATCATTCATCCGCTTGTGCGAGCCGAGGAACGAAAATTCTTCCAGAAAGCCCAATCCGAAGAGGCCGATATTGTTGTTCTGGATATCCCTCTTCTTTATGAAACCAACGCGCAGAACCGTGTGGATGTCGTTGTGGTGGTCTCTGCCGATGAAAGAATTCAGCGCGCGAGGGTGCTTGAGCGTCCGGGCATGACGGAAGAAAAATTCGAGGCCATCAAGGCCAAGCAGATGCCTGATGCCGAAAAGCGCAATCGGGCTGACTATGTTGTCGATACCGGCAAGGGACTGGAGGCAGCGGCCCGACAGGTGGATGCAATTCTGGATGATGTCAGAAGCCGCTTTGCACAATCGGGCGAATAG
- a CDS encoding shikimate dehydrogenase, protein MPMTTLSSGSQSSAPKAFVIGWPIEQSKSPIIHGHWLAKFGLAGSYEKIAVEPEALGHFIKEMKNKGFAGCNVTIPHKQAVLAFADVIHPSAEKLQAANTLWFEGGTLHADNTDGYGFLANLDQMQPGWDSKKGSHAMILGAGGAARPIINGLIDRGFSSVTIANRTKEKAEALVSLFSDLGYGDHLQCIDWDERSEKLSDIDLLVNSSSLGMIGQPTLELSLNTLPSSALVTDIVYNPLETDLLRAARLKGNCVVNGLGMLLHQAVPGFEHWFGKRPAVTEALREEVLKHL, encoded by the coding sequence ATGCCAATGACTACTTTATCCTCTGGCTCTCAATCCAGTGCGCCCAAGGCTTTTGTCATTGGCTGGCCTATTGAACAATCCAAGTCACCGATCATCCACGGGCATTGGCTGGCAAAATTCGGCCTTGCGGGCTCTTATGAGAAGATTGCCGTTGAACCAGAGGCATTGGGCCACTTCATCAAGGAAATGAAGAACAAGGGCTTTGCCGGATGCAATGTGACCATCCCGCACAAGCAGGCGGTTCTGGCTTTTGCCGATGTGATCCATCCGTCAGCTGAAAAACTTCAGGCCGCCAATACCCTGTGGTTTGAAGGTGGAACGCTCCATGCTGACAATACCGATGGCTATGGTTTTCTTGCCAATCTCGACCAGATGCAGCCCGGTTGGGATAGCAAAAAGGGCAGTCATGCGATGATTCTGGGAGCCGGTGGAGCGGCAAGGCCCATCATCAATGGCTTGATAGATCGTGGTTTTTCATCCGTCACGATTGCGAATCGAACAAAAGAGAAAGCCGAAGCGCTTGTGTCTCTTTTTTCTGATCTTGGATATGGCGATCATTTGCAGTGCATCGACTGGGATGAGCGGTCAGAGAAACTCTCGGATATCGACTTGCTTGTGAACAGTTCCAGTTTGGGCATGATCGGCCAGCCGACTCTGGAACTATCTCTCAATACCCTGCCCTCTTCCGCATTGGTGACCGATATTGTCTATAATCCGCTGGAGACTGATTTATTGCGCGCAGCGAGGCTGAAAGGCAATTGCGTTGTGAATGGATTGGGCATGTTGTTGCATCAGGCTGTGCCGGGCTTTGAACATTGGTTTGGCAAGCGTCCTGCAGTGACCGAGGCTTTGCGAGAAGAGGTGCTCAAGCATCTTTAG
- a CDS encoding Maf family protein has protein sequence MIPLILASKSQARASLLSNAGLSFDTSVAQIDERAAEQPLLEAGASPADIASLLAQVKATEVSCRNPGALVIGADQTLGFGDKRFNKPEDDAAARRQLLELAGHSHQLNSAVACVKDGEILWSHVSTAILTMRPLSPQEVGHYMARVGAQVRSSVGCYQLEGLGVQLFEKIQGDYFTILGLPLLPLLGYLRDHQGLEF, from the coding sequence ATGATTCCATTGATTCTTGCTTCCAAAAGTCAGGCCCGGGCATCGCTATTGTCCAATGCCGGCCTTTCATTTGATACATCCGTTGCGCAAATCGATGAACGCGCAGCTGAACAGCCCCTTTTGGAAGCGGGGGCATCGCCCGCCGATATTGCAAGCCTGCTTGCTCAGGTGAAGGCCACCGAAGTGTCCTGCCGCAACCCCGGTGCGTTGGTTATTGGTGCCGACCAGACATTGGGCTTTGGGGATAAACGCTTTAACAAACCCGAAGATGATGCCGCTGCACGGCGGCAATTATTGGAATTGGCTGGTCATAGCCATCAATTGAACTCGGCTGTGGCCTGTGTAAAAGATGGGGAAATCCTCTGGAGCCATGTTTCGACAGCCATCCTCACGATGCGGCCGCTGAGCCCACAAGAGGTAGGACATTATATGGCGCGGGTTGGTGCTCAGGTGCGGTCCAGCGTTGGCTGCTATCAGCTTGAGGGGCTTGGCGTGCAATTGTTTGAAAAGATCCAAGGGGACTATTTCACCATTCTCGGCCTGCCACTGCTGCCATTGCTTGGCTATTTGCGTGATCATCAGGGATTGGAGTTCTAA
- the hemE gene encoding uroporphyrinogen decarboxylase, producing the protein MNNRRLMNVLNGQTEKTPPIWLMRQAGRYLPEYRATRAEAGSFLSLCYNPDLACEVTLQPIRRFGFDAAILFSDILVIPDALGRSVRFVQGEGPQLDPISPEEIKDLDPSKVLENLSPVFEAIVKIRSELPGETTFLGFCGAPWTVATYMIAGHGTPDQAPARLFARKHPEAFHALIDVLVEASILYLVKQLKSGADAVQIFDSWAGVLDDALYLSASRDPIAKIVAGVRAHIPDAKIIGFPKGAGVRLVDFVEATGVNAIGLDWTVPLDWARDVLQPKVALQGNLDPTLLMSDERHLDEAIDRIMVSWSNGPFIFNLGHGISPQGNIDLVHRLIKRVRSYNG; encoded by the coding sequence GTGAACAATCGACGCTTGATGAACGTGCTCAATGGCCAGACTGAGAAAACCCCTCCAATCTGGTTGATGAGGCAAGCGGGAAGGTATCTTCCTGAATATCGTGCCACCAGGGCAGAGGCAGGAAGCTTTCTCTCCCTTTGCTACAATCCTGATTTGGCTTGCGAGGTAACCCTTCAACCTATTCGTCGATTTGGCTTTGATGCAGCCATCTTGTTTTCCGATATTCTCGTTATTCCAGATGCACTTGGGCGTTCGGTAAGATTTGTTCAAGGGGAAGGGCCGCAGCTCGATCCGATATCTCCCGAAGAAATCAAGGATCTTGATCCTTCCAAGGTTCTGGAAAATCTCTCTCCGGTTTTCGAGGCAATCGTAAAGATCAGATCAGAGCTACCGGGGGAAACCACTTTTCTTGGATTTTGTGGTGCTCCCTGGACCGTTGCCACCTATATGATCGCTGGTCATGGCACACCGGATCAGGCACCGGCCCGTTTGTTTGCTCGTAAGCATCCTGAAGCTTTTCATGCCTTGATTGATGTCCTGGTTGAAGCGTCGATCCTTTATCTGGTCAAACAGTTGAAATCAGGCGCCGACGCGGTGCAGATTTTTGATAGCTGGGCAGGCGTGCTGGATGATGCGCTGTATCTTTCTGCATCGCGTGATCCGATCGCGAAGATTGTTGCGGGCGTACGTGCGCACATTCCTGATGCCAAGATTATCGGTTTCCCGAAAGGGGCGGGCGTACGGCTCGTTGATTTTGTGGAGGCAACCGGAGTGAATGCTATCGGGCTGGATTGGACCGTGCCTTTGGACTGGGCGCGGGATGTCTTGCAGCCGAAGGTGGCTTTGCAGGGCAATCTGGACCCGACCTTGTTGATGTCAGATGAACGACATCTGGATGAAGCCATCGACAGGATCATGGTTTCCTGGAGCAATGGACCATTTATTTTCAATCTGGGCCATGGAATTTCTCCGCAGGGGAATATCGATCTGGTTCACCGCTTGATCAAACGCGTTCGTTCCTATAACGGCTAG
- the hemJ gene encoding protoporphyrinogen oxidase HemJ, which translates to MDFLEFLPYEWTKALHIISVITWMAGIFYLPRLFVYHAMSEVGSEKSETFKVMERKLLKGIMNPSLIASWVFGLWLAFGHGIWTADAIWLHIKFLLVSLMTAYHMVCARYVRVFAADENRKNHVYYRYFNEVPTLLMVAIVILAVVKPFY; encoded by the coding sequence ATGGATTTTCTGGAATTTCTTCCCTACGAGTGGACCAAGGCCCTGCACATCATCTCTGTCATCACCTGGATGGCAGGGATTTTCTATTTGCCGCGCTTGTTTGTTTATCACGCAATGTCAGAAGTCGGATCCGAGAAATCTGAAACATTCAAAGTCATGGAACGCAAGCTGCTGAAGGGAATCATGAACCCTTCCCTGATTGCGTCGTGGGTTTTCGGTTTATGGCTGGCTTTTGGCCATGGCATCTGGACAGCTGACGCCATCTGGCTCCATATCAAGTTTCTTCTTGTAAGTCTGATGACTGCGTACCATATGGTCTGTGCACGCTATGTGCGTGTCTTTGCTGCTGACGAAAACCGCAAGAACCATGTGTATTATCGTTATTTCAACGAAGTCCCCACGTTGTTGATGGTGGCAATCGTCATTTTGGCTGTTGTTAAACCGTTTTACTGA